The following proteins are encoded in a genomic region of Mycobacterium kiyosense:
- the hemB gene encoding delta-aminolevulinic acid dehydratase → MFVADGIDEPRPIASMPAVVQHTRDSLRSAAAAAVAAGVGGLMLFGVPREQDKDARGSAGLDPDGILNVALRDLTKDLGDATVLMADTCLDEFTDHGHCGVLDERGRVDNDATLAQYVKLAVAQAQSGAHVVGPSGMMDGQVAAIRDGLDAAGYTDVVVLAYAAKFASAFYGPFREAVASSLAGDRRTYQQEPGNGREALREIELDLAEGADMVMVKPAMSYLDVVAAAASVSPVPVAAYQVSGEYAMICAAAANNWIDERAAALESLTSIRRAGADIVLTYWAAEAARWLA, encoded by the coding sequence ATGTTCGTCGCCGACGGTATCGACGAGCCGCGGCCGATCGCGTCGATGCCCGCGGTGGTGCAGCACACCCGCGACTCGCTGCGCAGCGCTGCCGCTGCGGCCGTCGCCGCCGGAGTGGGCGGGCTGATGCTGTTCGGCGTGCCCCGCGAACAAGACAAGGACGCGCGCGGTTCGGCCGGCCTCGACCCCGACGGCATCCTCAACGTCGCCCTGCGGGATCTGACCAAGGATCTCGGCGACGCCACCGTGCTGATGGCCGACACCTGCCTCGACGAGTTCACCGACCACGGCCATTGCGGCGTCCTGGACGAGCGCGGCCGCGTCGACAACGACGCAACCCTGGCCCAATACGTGAAACTTGCTGTGGCACAAGCGCAATCAGGTGCGCATGTGGTGGGGCCCAGCGGCATGATGGACGGTCAGGTGGCGGCGATCCGGGACGGCCTGGACGCGGCCGGCTACACCGACGTCGTGGTGCTGGCCTATGCCGCGAAATTCGCCTCGGCGTTCTACGGGCCGTTCCGCGAGGCGGTGGCCTCCAGCCTGGCCGGTGATCGGCGGACTTATCAGCAAGAGCCGGGCAACGGCCGCGAGGCGCTGCGCGAAATCGAACTGGACCTCGCCGAAGGCGCCGACATGGTGATGGTCAAACCCGCGATGAGCTACCTCGACGTGGTAGCGGCCGCAGCAAGCGTGTCGCCCGTTCCGGTGGCGGCGTATCAGGTATCCGGGGAGTACGCGATGATTTGTGCGGCGGCGGCCAATAATTGGATCGACGAACGCGCCGCGGCGTTGGAGTCGCTGACCAGCATCCGGCGCGCCGGGGCCGACATCGTGCTCACGTACTGGGCCGCCGAGGCGGCGAGGTGGCTGGCGTGA